One window of Scheffersomyces stipitis CBS 6054 chromosome 1, whole genome shotgun sequence genomic DNA carries:
- the RT09 gene encoding mitochondrial 37S ribosomal protein MRPS9 (40S ribosomal protein S9, mitochondrial precursor), whose product MRQFSSIRALRAPSRSFSQAAVRLEEHIEARPPIPATLKAKLEQNRVRIAVQSNMSRTGLNNYEYERIRVVPTLKTFFGGNPVHDENMNVLNGVLRKYIDLPTRVLSDEELRTSKFISFETYKKKTQSGTRLKDIHYKELTNILHRLRSINHELMPREVSEILESYRSTASDFTGAAKKARTLDEEGKAYGKSKRKVSFAEVWLTRGEGDTLINGKSLVEYFPKDTDRKKIAYPFQVISQEGQYNIFAKVSGGGVTGQTEAVMYAIARALIVFNPLLKPRLSKAGLMTSDARNVERKKPGKVKARKSPTWVKR is encoded by the coding sequence ATGAGGCAATTTTCCAGCATAAGGGCTTTGAGAGCTCCCAGCCGGAGTTTCTCACAAGCTGCTGTCCGTCTCGAGGAACACATTGAAGCCAGACCACCTATCCCAGCTACATTGAAAGCCAAACTTGAGCAGAACAGAGTCAGAATAGCTGTACAAAGCAATATGAGTCGTACAGGCTTGAACAACTACGAATACGAGCGCATCAGAGTGGTTCCTACTCTCAAAACTTTCTTTGGAGGAAATCCTGTTCACGACGAAAACATGAATGTTTTGAATGGAGTTTTGAGAAAATATATCGACTTGCCGACCCGAGTGCTTTCTGACGAAGAACTCCGTACCAGCAAATTCATCTCATTCGAGacatacaagaagaagacccAGTCTGGAACAAGACTTAAAGACATCCATTACAAGGAGTTGACCAACATTTTGCATAGACTAAGAAGTATCAACCATGAGTTGATGCCTAGAGAAGTCAGTGAAATCCTAGAATCGTATCGAAGCACTGCCAGTGACTTCACGGGTGCAGCTAAGAAGGCCAGGACATTGGACGAAGAAGGTAAAGCCTACGGAAAATCTAAGAGAAAGGTCTCTTTTGCTGAAGTGTGGTTGACTAGAGGTGAAGGTGATACTTTGATCAATGGTAAATCGCTTGTAGAGTACTTCCCTAAAGACACGGACCGTAAGAAAATAGCATATCCTTTCCAGGTAATCAGTCAGGAGGGTCAGTATAATATCTTTGCCAAAGTTTCTGGTGGAGGTGTCACCGGACAGACTGAAGCTGTCATGTATGCCATTGCTAGGGCTCTCATTGTGTTCAACCCTTTGCTCAAGCCTAGATTATCCAAGGCTGGTTTGATGACTTCTGATGCCAGAAACGTCGAAAGAAAGAAGCCTGGTAAGGTTAAGGCTAGAAAGTCGCCTACCTGGGTTAAGCGTTGA
- a CDS encoding predicted protein, which produces MRSLIVRPVRVASIRPFGTSAPRPFLENLFGKKEIKKREEIIKNQDDYESDPDAKITILSEKNSPEYKPFDPEVDMADFKINQWKSQVVNPKNIEATYTSEKLSQIFNETYRNLKNEEITTQQYKDSDLHNLSFRFEFSKSLQKSLGFDISDYILSRSHTVQDLYNEVEKVIAKRWTSERNPNAISLRPEDFKSTNVYLNQELTESQQKKAFKKLVAQARESEAN; this is translated from the coding sequence TTGGTACATCTGCTCCAAGACCTTTCCTTGAAAATctctttggaaagaaggaaattaagaagagagaagaaattatcAAAAACCAGGATGATTATGAATCTGATCCAGACGCCAAAATCACCATTTTGAGTGAAAAGAATTCGCCAGAATACAAGCCCTTTGACCCTGAAGTTGATATGGCCGACTTTAAGATCAATCAATGGAAATCTCAAGTAGTTAATCCAAAGAATATAGAAGCTACCTACACTTCTGAAAAGTTATCCCAAATCTTTAACGAAACATACAGAAACTTAaaaaacgaagaaatcaCTACACAACAATACAAGGACTCAGATTTGCACAACTTGAGCTTCAGATTTGAGTTTTCGAAATCGTTGCAAAAATCCTTAGGATTCGACATCAGTGACTATATTCTTTCTAGATCTCATACAGTGCAAGATTTATATAATGAAGTCGAAAAAGTGATAGCAAAGAGATGGACTAGTGAAAGAAACCCCAACGCAATTTCGTTGAGAccagaagacttcaagtcAACCAACGTATATTTGAACCAGGAATTAACCGAAAgtcaacagaagaaagctttcaagaaacttgtTGCACAAGCAAGAGAATCAGAAGCCAACTGA
- the SRT1 gene encoding cis-prenyltransferase involved in dolichol synthesis produces MVETTSTPFSSFSFKAIVDLVLYFPLFSYLFGFFQDFCIEVMKTGPIPNHVALIMDGNRRYSKAKNLPLKEGHISGAETLLTVLDVCYRLGIDHVTIYAFSIENFNRSQEEVDTLFGLLRDKITQISEHEDSYARFNNVRIRIIGNRTYIPPDILADLERAELVTKDSKHNRTLNVCFPYTSRDDIAISMKNIAEKVQVQEIPSKDEITLQTLKENNYFGADVPELDILIRTSGHTRLSDFMLWQANFNCMIEFVDTLWPDFKFFSITSVILKWSYYKTLQIQQFEAQGIKDDEDRSRKMKKLMELPPPPPIASVSQR; encoded by the exons ATGGTTGAAACAACCTCGACGCCCTTTTCGTCGTTCTCCTTCAAAGCAATTGTTGATCTCGTGCTTTATTTCCCACTTTTCTCGTATCTCTTCGGTTTCTTCCAGGACTTCTGTATCGAAGTCATGAAAACAGGTCCCATTCCAAACCATGTAGCTCTTATTATGGATGGCAATAGAAGATACTCCAAAGCCAAGAACTTGCCTCTTAAAGAGGGTCACATTTCGGGGGCAGAAACGTTGCTCACC GTACTAGACGTCTGCTATAGACTCGGAATTGATCATGTCACCATCTATGCCTTCTCTATCGAGAACTTCAATCGATCTCAGGAAGAAGTCGATACTCTCTTTGGCTTGTTGAGAGATAAGATCACCCAGATTTCTGAACATGAAGATTCTTATGCTCGTTTCAATAATGTCAGAATCAGGATCATTGGAAACAGAACTTACATTCCACCAGATATCCTTGCAGATCTCGAAAGAGCAGAGCTTGTCACCAAGGATTCCAAACACAACCGTACTCTCAATGTTTGTTTTCCTTATACTTCAAGAGATGATATTGCAATTTCCATGAAGAATATTGCGGAAAAGGTGCAAGTCCAAGAGATTCCTTCCAAGGACGAAATCACTTTACAaactttgaaagaaaacaatTACTTTGGTGCCGACGTGCCAGAGTTGGATATCTTGATTAGAACAAGTGGTCACACTAGACTCAGCGACTTCATGCTCTGGCAGGCTAATTTCAATTGCATGATTGAATTCGTCGACACATTATGGCcagacttcaagttcttctctATCACATCTGTCATCTTGAAATGGAGCTACTACAAGACTCTTCAGATCCAACAGTTCGAAGCTCAGGGAATTaaagacgacgaagaccGTTCcagaaaaatgaagaagctTATGGAATTACCTCCTCCACCGCCTATCGCTTCAGTATCCCAGCGCTGA
- the VPH2 gene encoding vacuolar H+-ATPase assembly protein (vacuolar H+-ATPase assembly protein Required for the biogenesis of a functional vacuolar ATPase (V-ATPase), but not part of the final enzyme complex.): MTRYTLTPKLEQLIAASSLSKEIKESVLSKTDISHVDLINFYKAFKPTDSLLELLKLTSLQIPNKNEKLSDKPKSREFVKSMEKLRLQEKENEYQRLVNPAPQYSTLYENSAAPDITPAMASKELKNQITTIVNILISVASVAYAIWYWTESSWKLPDSYRILLCLFFALLVLVAEVVVYLGYLNKIEEARKTERSKKEVKKVIRTVELGPKNKIE, encoded by the coding sequence ATGACGAGATACACTTTAACGCCCAAATTGGAACAGCTCATAGCGGCATCATCGCTCAGCAAAGAAATAAAAGAGTCGGTTCTTTCCAAAACTGATATCAGTCATGtggacttgatcaacttttACAAGGCATTCAAGCCAACAGATTCGCTTTTGGAGCTTCTCAAGTTGACTTCATTGCAGATACCGAACAAGAACGAGAAGCTTCTGGACAAGCCCAAGTCCAGGGAGTTTGTCAAATCGATGGAAAAACTACGTCTTcaggaaaaggaaaacgaATACCAAAGGCTCGTTAACCCAGCACCGCAGTATTCGACATTGTACGAAAACAGCGCTGCTCCCGACATTACTCCAGCAATGGCCAGCAAAGAGCTCAAGAACCAGATCACCACCATTGTAAATATCTTGATCAGCGTGGCGAGCGTGGCCTATGCCATCTGGTACTGGACGGAATCTTCGTGGAAACTACCAGATAGCTATCGGATTTTGCTTTGCCTCTTTTTTGCCTTGTTGGTGCTTGTGGCAGAAGTCGTGGTGTATTTGGGctacttgaacaagattgAGGAAGCTAGAAAGACGGAGCGTAGTAAGAAGGAGGTCAAGAAGGTGATACGAACAGTTGAATTGGGTCCTAAAAATAAAATAGAATAG
- the SYA1 gene encoding Alanyl-tRNA synthetase (Alanine--tRNA ligase) (AlaRS), whose amino-acid sequence MTTVSSTIVGALACQRNSFLKTFKTQVVSSFEYQNKNKKVKDEAPKEIKYAVELEDTILFPEGGGQPYDKGSLTLPNNEVVHVTSVLRDKLTALHITDAPVEPGTEVTVDLDWDRRIDLMQQHTGQHLLSAVFDTYKLETLSWSMGEIINYIELPEKVSDEIVAEVNAKVNKLIFEAIPIEVVTPDQHGGELDYSHIPDDYDLSQGIIRIVKIGQLDANPCCGTHLSSTSQIQSMSLLHQVSVRGGHSRLYFICGTRVYKYLSKQHELLKLVSGTHLSCQIEEVADKVALLNSNYRKALSREQNLLKELAADEASRIFTRFKNTDAKVDYVYRAENSPEFLILVQKELTTLINSDKESGTVVLFNGDYPSGTGGMVKILGPQAEVLQSELKSKIKNLKGGGKGNSFQGKIAKYEKGELETLFTYLDTFRN is encoded by the exons ATGACTACGGTTTCGTCTACTATTGTAGGTGCATTAGCCTGTCAAAGAAACTCCTTTCTCAAAACTTTCAAGACCCAGGTGGTTTCCAGTTTTGAATAT CAGAATAAGAACAAAAAGGTAAAGGACGAAGCTCCCAAGGAAATTAAGTATGCCGTAGAACTAGAAGATACAATTTTGTTCCCTGAAGGTGGCGGTCAGCCTTATGATAAGGGTTCATTGACTTTACCCAACAACGAAGTCGTTCATGTAACTAGTGTATTAAGAGACAAGTTAACGGCTTTGCATATCACGGATGCTCCCGTAGAACCAGGCACCGAGGTCACTGTGGATTTGGACTGGGatagaagaattgactTGATGCAACAACACACGGGTCAACATTTGTTATCGGCTGTTTTTGACACCTACAAGTTGGAGACGTTGAGTTGGTCGATGGGAGAAATCATTAACTACATCGAATTGCCCGAAAAGGTCAGTGATGAAATCGTAGCTGAGGTTAATGCCAAGGTGAACAAGCTTATATTTGAAGCTATTCCCATTGAGGTAGTAACTCCCGATCAACATGGTGGAGAACTCGACTACTCTCACATTCCTGATGACTACGACTTGTCTCAAGGAATCATTAGAATCGTCAAGATTGGGCAGTTGGACGCTAATCCATGTTGCGGCACCCATTTGTCGTCAACATCGCAGATTCAGTCTATGTCGCTTTTGCACCAGGTTAGTGTCAGAGGTGGCCATTCTAGATTGTACTTCATCTGTGGAACGCGGGTGTACAAGTACTTAAGCAAGCAACATGAGCTCTTGAAGCTTGTCTCAGGCACTCATTTGTCGTGCCAGATCGAAGAAGTTGCCGACAAGGTTGCTCTTTTGAACTCCAACTACAGGAAGGCCCTTTCTCGTGAACAGAACTTGCTCAAAGAACTTGCGGCCGACGAAGCTAGCCGGATCTTCACCAGATTCAAAAACACAGATGCTAAAGTCGATTACGTCTACAGAGCCGAGAACAGCCCGGAATTCCTCATATTGGTACAGAAAGAATTGACCACTTTAATTAACAGTGATAAAGAATCAGGT ACTGTAGTGTTGTTCAATGGAGACTATCCTTCGGGTACTGGAGGTATGGTAAAGATTCTTGGTCCACAAGCCGAGGTCCTTCAATCGGAGCTCAAGAGCAAGatcaaaaacttgaaagGTGGAGGAAAGGGAAATTCATTCCAAGGGAAGATAGCCAAGTATGAAAAGGGAGAATTGGAAACGCTATTCACGTACTTGGACACCTTCCGAAACTAA
- a CDS encoding CBS/PB1 domain-containing protein: protein MSSFKTPRKSGSATSGSSTTAVDSAVSDSRKRQTKRDDAIRRRIENDLNKKKRGGTRTSRNRRAAPGTVLSLKPTDPIICKTSSTVYEVSQLMTARRENCVLVVNDVGELLGIFTAKDLAFRVVGSSLNANSVTIDQIMTPNPQCANANAAASEALTLMVERGFRHLPVLDDNNQIVGVLDITKCYAQQMEKLERMHASSKKLYEALDSVHSEMGVGQQPLQVFKYFENLKSKMNGPTLESVLDANTVPVYSNVKSTVYEATVLMKENRTTAVLVKDNNDEVTGIFTSKDVVLRVIAAGLDPKNCSIVRVMTPQPDVAKVNLPIQQALRQMFEGHYLNLPVVGDQNDIIGIVEVLKLTYATLNQIKQLETADSVEQSGATLEQQDSEGPAWNKFWTSMDDDDSDSVHSGSITGSAPDVTASEFQSFNIDIKPSDSISYVESPVKPARQSTLSSPIEDDLPFTFKFKSPAIEGRVHRISIRASEGLDKLRALMDAKLHTKDFQKLKVSKDNSDELYAISYVDDEGDIVSITSDNDLVECIAINTRLDNDKADLYLHNPHEHAPVDTIKRSLHDKRAKTTIIEGVSNELLISGALAFLASSIVVGLTLTRK, encoded by the coding sequence ATGTCCAGCTTTAAGACCCCCAGAAAGTCTGGCAGTGCCACGTCTGGATCTTCCACTACAGCGGTAGATAGTGCTGTCTCAGATTCCAGAAAGAGACAGACCAAGCGAGATGATGctatcagaagaagaatcgaaaacgacttgaacaagaaaaaaagaggAGGAACAAGAACCTCTCGCAATCGTAGAGCAGCTCCCGGAACTGTTTTATCGTTAAAGCCTACTGACCCCATCATTTGCaagacttcttctacagtgTATGAAGTATCGCAGTTGATGACAGCTAGAAGAGAGAACTGTGTGCTTGTGGTCAACGATGTAGGAGAGTTGTTGGGGATTTTCACAGCTAAGGATTTGGCTTTCAGAGTGGTTGGTTCGAGCTTGAATGCTAACTCAGTCACTATTGATCAGATCATGACTCCCAACCCACAGTGTGCAAATGCCAACGCTGCTGCGTCTGAAGCTTTGACTCTCATGGTGGAAAGAGGGTTCAGACACTTGCCCGTTTTGGACGACAACAACCAGATCGTCGGTGTTTTGGATATTACTAAATGCTACGCCCAacaaatggagaagttggaaagGATGCATGCCTCTTCCAAAAAGTTGTACGAGGCTTTGGATTCTGTCCATTCAGAAATGGGCGTTGGACAGCAACCACTCCAGGTGTTCAAATATTttgagaacttgaagagcAAGATGAACGGGCCCACTTTGGAGTCGGTTTTGGATGCAAACACCGTGCCAGTGTATAGCAATGTGAAGTCTACAGTGTATGAAGCTACTGTTCTCATGAAAGAGAACAGAACTACTGCAGTTCTTGTCAAGGATAATAATGACGAGGTCACGGGAATTTTCACCTCTAAAGATGTGGTATTACGAGTCATAGCTGCTGGTTTAGACCCCAAGAACTGTTCTATAGTCAGAGTCATGACTCCTCAGCCAGATGTAGCCAAGGTCAACTTGCCCATTCAGCAGGCTTTGAGGCAGATGTTCGAGGGCCATTACTTGAACTTACCTGTAGTCGGCGACCAAAACGATATCATCGGAATAGTGGaggtgttgaagttgacgtATGCCACTTTGAACCAAATTAAACAGCTTGAAACAGCTGACTCTGTAGAGCAATCAGGTGCTACTTTGGAGCAGCAGGATTCGGAGGGTCCAGCTTGGAACAAGTTCTGGACTTCGATGGATGACGATGACAGCGATTCTGTCCACTCTGGTTCCATCACAGGAAGTGCTCCAGATGTGACAGCTTCTGAGTTCCAATCCTTTAACATCGACATCAAACCTTCTGACTCCATTTCCTACGTAGAGTCGCCCGTAAAGCCAGCTAGACAATCCACTttatcttctccaattgAGGATGACTTACCCTTCactttcaaattcaaatccCCAGCCATTGAAGGAAGAGTGCACCGTATATCTATAAGAGCCAGCGAAGGGCTTGACAAGTTGCGGGCTTTGATGGACGCGAAATTGCACACTAAGGACtttcagaaattgaaagtgAGCAAAGATAATAGCGACGAATTGTATGCTATCAGTTACGTAGACGACGAAGGAGATATTGTTTCGATTACGTCTGACAATGACCTTGTCGAATGTATTGCTATTAATACCAGACTAGACAATGACAAGGCAGACCTCTACCTTCATAACCCTCACGAGCATGCCCCAGTGGACACTATCAAAAGAAGTCTTCACGACAAGAGAGCCAAGACGACTATTATCGAAGGTGTTtccaacgagttgttgatttcagGAGCTTTGGCGTTCTTGGCTTCATCCATAGTTGTCGGCTTGACCCTTACTAGAAAATAG